One Deinococcus reticulitermitis genomic region harbors:
- a CDS encoding dynamin family protein, whose product MLVTPPVQHLLSRERTLLGDLQAFLEGRGAPPEVIEHARQAVRTLDEAFLLVVVGEFNAGKSSFVNALLGAAVLPEGVTPTTDRIYVLVHGDTPGQLEPTSDPFVSRLTYPLPSLEGVALVDTPGTNAIIRQHQALTEGFLPRADLVLFLTSADRPFTESERQFLALAARWGRSVVMVVNKADLLETGEQREQVRQFVETGARGVLGLNPPVFLISARAEQRGGDAGFAALREALKARLSETERARLKLSSPLGTASELLAGEETRVRAARETLTEDVRILADLEAQREHHRGTMLGELDGQLNRVGRLLSEFEVRADKFIDDKLRFGNLRGLMNSRELEEQFRREAVAELPDAIDRQFGAMIDRFVEANLHFWEDVQAFLLRRQPAQEVARTRFSYDRAALLEGIAGSAREHLELTTEHELARELSQDAEDAMKGVIGGLAGGVGIGAGVGALIGASALDFTGGILAGLTLGSLGLIVLPNKRIQAHRQLRARVAELREALERIVRREYEREQERADARLHDAISPYTRFTEQEQARLQAAGVRAAELRARLEEVRAEVRALG is encoded by the coding sequence ATGCTCGTCACCCCCCCGGTTCAACACCTCCTGTCGCGTGAGCGCACGCTGCTCGGGGACTTGCAGGCTTTTCTGGAGGGGCGCGGGGCGCCGCCCGAAGTCATCGAGCACGCCCGGCAGGCGGTCCGGACGCTCGACGAGGCCTTCTTGCTCGTGGTGGTGGGGGAATTCAACGCCGGCAAAAGCAGCTTCGTCAATGCGTTGCTCGGCGCGGCGGTCTTGCCCGAGGGCGTCACGCCGACCACCGACCGCATCTACGTCCTCGTCCACGGGGACACGCCAGGGCAGCTCGAACCCACCTCTGACCCCTTCGTGAGCCGGCTGACCTATCCTCTGCCGAGCCTGGAGGGAGTGGCGCTCGTGGACACGCCGGGCACCAACGCGATTATCCGCCAGCATCAGGCGCTGACCGAGGGCTTCTTGCCGCGCGCCGATCTCGTGCTGTTCCTGACCTCGGCGGACCGGCCCTTTACCGAGTCCGAGCGGCAGTTTCTCGCGCTCGCCGCGCGCTGGGGCCGCAGCGTGGTGATGGTGGTGAATAAGGCCGACCTCCTCGAAACCGGGGAGCAGCGCGAGCAGGTGCGCCAATTCGTCGAAACCGGGGCGCGCGGCGTGCTCGGGCTCAACCCACCGGTCTTCCTGATCAGCGCGCGGGCCGAGCAGCGGGGGGGAGACGCGGGATTCGCCGCGTTGCGAGAGGCCCTCAAAGCCCGGCTCTCGGAGACCGAGCGCGCACGCCTCAAGCTCTCCTCGCCGCTCGGCACGGCGTCGGAACTTCTTGCGGGTGAGGAGACGCGGGTGCGGGCCGCGCGCGAAACCCTGACCGAGGACGTGCGCATTCTCGCGGACCTCGAAGCGCAGCGCGAGCACCACCGGGGCACGATGCTCGGCGAACTCGACGGGCAGCTCAACCGGGTGGGCCGGCTGCTCAGCGAGTTCGAGGTGCGCGCCGACAAGTTTATCGACGACAAGCTGCGCTTCGGCAACCTGCGCGGGCTGATGAACAGCCGCGAACTCGAGGAGCAGTTCCGGCGGGAGGCGGTCGCCGAGTTGCCCGACGCCATCGACCGGCAGTTCGGAGCGATGATTGACCGCTTCGTCGAGGCCAACCTGCACTTCTGGGAGGACGTGCAGGCCTTCTTGCTGCGCCGCCAGCCCGCGCAGGAAGTGGCGCGCACCCGCTTTTCCTACGACCGTGCCGCGCTCCTCGAAGGTATCGCGGGCAGTGCACGCGAGCACCTCGAACTCACCACCGAGCACGAACTTGCCCGCGAGCTCTCGCAAGACGCCGAGGACGCGATGAAGGGCGTGATCGGCGGCCTCGCCGGGGGCGTGGGCATCGGCGCGGGGGTGGGGGCCTTGATCGGGGCGAGCGCCCTCGACTTCACCGGGGGCATCCTCGCGGGGCTCACGCTCGGGAGCCTCGGGTTGATCGTGCTGCCCAACAAACGCATCCAGGCCCACCGCCAGTTGCGCGCGCGCGTCGCCGAGTTGCGCGAGGCCCTGGAGCGCATCGTCCGGCGCGAGTACGAGCGCGAGCAGGAGCGCGCCGACGCCCGTCTGCACGACGCGATCAGCCCGTATACCCGCTTCACCGAGCAGGAGCAGGCCCGCTTGCAGGCGGCGGGGGTCAGGGCCGCCGAGCTGCGCGCCCGCCTGGAGGAAGTGCGGGCTGAGGTGCGGGCGCTGGGTTGA
- a CDS encoding NAD(P)/FAD-dependent oxidoreductase, translated as MKTLILGAGYAGLAVATRLKPTPGLQVLLVEQNAYHTFETRLHEAAAHNTRVTLPLAPLLRGTGVEWEQAKVEGVDLDEREVRLRDGRVLTYDTLVVGLGSVTNFYRIPGLAEHSTELKELAHADEIFNFVNRTFDSDFEGNRDIVVGGAGLTGVELVTELAQRAEVLSKARGLPPFNIYLVEAGPKILPVLDDALRAKAQRTLEDYGIQILTGHRLMEATAEGVTVQTVGGEQKKIGAGKIIWTGGIQARDIVHGEKLEKGPGGRIAVDDKLRANGYPEVFVIGDMGLALNQEGQPVPTTAQHAGQQGRVTGKNLMHLAQGEELDSYEPSTLGEFVSLGGLMAVGWMKLPWNQKLAITGGLAHVMKRASEWKWRSSID; from the coding sequence ATGAAGACCTTGATCCTGGGCGCAGGCTACGCCGGCCTCGCCGTGGCGACCCGACTCAAACCGACCCCCGGCCTGCAGGTGCTGCTCGTGGAGCAAAATGCCTATCACACCTTCGAAACGCGGTTGCATGAGGCGGCGGCGCACAACACCCGTGTCACCCTGCCGCTCGCGCCGCTGCTGCGCGGCACCGGCGTGGAGTGGGAACAGGCCAAGGTGGAGGGAGTGGACCTCGACGAGCGCGAGGTGCGGCTGCGCGACGGTCGGGTGCTTACCTACGACACGCTCGTGGTGGGCCTGGGCAGCGTGACGAACTTCTACCGCATTCCCGGCCTCGCCGAACACTCCACCGAGCTCAAGGAACTCGCGCACGCCGACGAGATCTTCAACTTCGTCAACCGCACCTTCGACAGCGACTTTGAGGGCAACCGCGACATCGTGGTGGGCGGCGCGGGCCTGACCGGTGTGGAACTCGTCACCGAGCTCGCGCAGCGGGCCGAGGTGCTGAGCAAGGCGCGCGGGTTGCCTCCCTTCAATATCTACCTTGTCGAGGCCGGGCCCAAGATCCTGCCGGTGCTCGACGACGCCCTGCGTGCCAAGGCGCAGCGCACGCTGGAGGACTACGGCATTCAGATCCTGACCGGCCACCGCCTGATGGAAGCGACCGCCGAAGGGGTCACCGTGCAGACCGTGGGCGGCGAGCAGAAGAAGATCGGGGCCGGCAAGATCATCTGGACCGGCGGCATCCAGGCGCGCGACATCGTGCACGGAGAAAAGCTCGAGAAGGGTCCGGGTGGGCGTATCGCCGTCGACGACAAGCTGCGCGCCAATGGCTACCCCGAGGTGTTCGTGATCGGGGACATGGGGCTCGCCCTCAACCAGGAAGGCCAGCCGGTGCCCACCACCGCCCAGCACGCCGGACAGCAGGGCCGCGTCACCGGCAAGAACCTGATGCACCTGGCGCAGGGGGAAGAGCTCGACTCCTACGAGCCCTCGACCCTCGGCGAATTCGTCTCGCTCGGCGGCCTGATGGCGGTGGGCTGGATGAAGCTGCCCTGGAACCAGAAGCTCGCCATCACCGGCGGCCTCGCGCACGTGATGAAGCGCGCCTCCGAGTGGAAGTGGAGATCGAGCATCGACTGA
- a CDS encoding MerR family transcriptional regulator, with amino-acid sequence MAKQTWTVGEVAALTRVSVRTLHHYDALGLLRPHARTESGYRLYTPADLARLGRILAWRELGLGLGEIAALLEAGPDAERAALHAHAGALSLRLRRTQAQLDAVLNLLEGESRMKTEDMKTLFDGFEPAQYEEEAEQRWGDSDAYRQSRERTRRYSKADWERIKAEGETLNARYLALMDAGAAPDSEEARAAAEAHRAYFSRWFYDASAEMMAGLAQMWVEDGRFTRNIDRARPGLAAYQSAAVLAWASSQGAGQDT; translated from the coding sequence ATGGCAAAGCAGACCTGGACGGTGGGTGAAGTCGCGGCGCTCACGCGGGTGAGCGTGCGGACACTGCACCACTACGACGCACTGGGGCTGCTGCGCCCGCACGCGCGCACGGAGAGCGGCTACCGGCTCTATACCCCTGCGGACCTCGCGCGGCTGGGGCGCATCCTGGCGTGGCGCGAACTCGGGCTGGGGCTGGGGGAAATCGCGGCGCTGCTGGAGGCCGGCCCGGACGCCGAGCGGGCGGCCCTGCACGCCCACGCCGGAGCGCTCAGCCTTCGGCTGCGCCGGACGCAGGCCCAGCTCGACGCGGTCCTGAACCTCCTCGAAGGAGAAAGCAGAATGAAAACGGAAGATATGAAGACCCTGTTTGACGGCTTCGAGCCCGCCCAGTACGAGGAAGAGGCCGAGCAGCGCTGGGGCGACTCGGACGCCTACCGCCAGAGCCGGGAGCGCACGCGGCGCTATAGCAAGGCCGACTGGGAGCGCATCAAGGCCGAGGGCGAGACGCTGAATGCCCGTTACCTCGCGCTGATGGACGCGGGCGCGGCGCCTGACAGTGAGGAGGCCCGCGCTGCCGCCGAGGCCCACCGCGCCTACTTCTCGCGCTGGTTTTACGACGCTTCTGCCGAGATGATGGCGGGGCTCGCGCAGATGTGGGTGGAGGACGGGCGCTTCACGCGCAACATCGACCGCGCCCGGCCTGGCCTCGCGGCCTACCAGAGCGCGGCGGTGCTCGCCTGGGCCAGTTCCCAGGGTGCCGGCCAGGACACCTGA
- the ychF gene encoding redox-regulated ATPase YchF, with amino-acid sequence MGLAIGIVGLPNVGKSTLFNAITRAGALAANYPFATIEPNVGRVMVPDERLSALSRVFTKGERVPPIIPTFVEFVDIAGLVKGASQGEGLGNQFLANIREVDAIAHVVRCFEDPNVVHVAGRVDPIDDIETINTELILADLAGLEKRAQNLQKKAKGGDKEAREQLEMAEVILKVLGEGRPARAAEVEGKVPKEFGLITTKPVIYVANVGEDDLTGDNEYVAKVREYAGAEGASVVKISAQIEGELAEMPEDEAAAFLHDLGVEESGLDQLVKVGYETLGLITFITSGEKEVRAWTIRRGETAPEAAGEIHTDLERGFIRAEVIEWQKMVEAGGWVGAKAKGWVRTEGKDYVMKDGDIMNVLHNM; translated from the coding sequence ATGGGACTCGCCATCGGAATCGTCGGACTGCCCAATGTCGGCAAAAGTACGCTGTTTAACGCCATCACCCGCGCCGGAGCGCTCGCGGCCAATTACCCGTTCGCCACCATCGAACCCAACGTGGGCCGGGTCATGGTGCCCGACGAGCGCCTCTCGGCCTTGAGCCGGGTCTTCACGAAGGGCGAGCGCGTGCCGCCGATCATCCCGACCTTCGTGGAGTTCGTGGACATCGCCGGACTGGTCAAGGGCGCGTCGCAGGGCGAGGGCTTAGGCAACCAGTTTCTCGCCAACATCCGCGAGGTGGACGCCATCGCCCACGTCGTGCGCTGCTTCGAGGACCCCAACGTGGTGCACGTCGCGGGCCGGGTGGACCCCATTGACGACATCGAGACCATCAACACCGAGCTGATTCTCGCCGACCTCGCCGGGCTGGAAAAGCGCGCGCAGAACCTCCAGAAAAAGGCGAAAGGCGGGGACAAGGAAGCCCGCGAGCAGCTGGAGATGGCCGAAGTCATCCTGAAAGTGCTCGGGGAAGGCCGGCCCGCCCGCGCCGCCGAGGTGGAAGGCAAGGTCCCCAAAGAGTTCGGGCTGATCACCACCAAGCCGGTGATCTACGTCGCCAACGTGGGTGAGGACGACCTGACCGGCGACAACGAGTACGTGGCGAAGGTGCGCGAGTACGCCGGGGCCGAGGGCGCGAGCGTCGTCAAGATCAGCGCGCAGATCGAGGGCGAGCTCGCCGAGATGCCCGAGGACGAGGCCGCCGCCTTTCTGCACGACCTCGGCGTCGAGGAAAGCGGCCTCGATCAGCTCGTGAAGGTGGGCTACGAGACCCTCGGACTGATCACCTTCATCACCTCGGGGGAAAAGGAAGTGCGCGCTTGGACGATCCGGCGGGGCGAGACGGCCCCCGAGGCGGCGGGCGAGATCCACACCGACCTGGAGCGCGGCTTTATCCGCGCCGAGGTGATCGAGTGGCAGAAGATGGTGGAGGCCGGCGGCTGGGTGGGCGCCAAAGCGAAGGGCTGGGTCCGGACCGAGGGCAAGGACTACGTGATGAAAGACGGCGACATCATGAACGTGCTGCACAACATGTAG
- a CDS encoding EamA family transporter: MLSAAHPSLPALPALLLAMTSIQGGAAFAKTLFPALGPGGTTALRVSLAALVLFAVFRPRLRELRAEDWRAILPYGAALGLMNLSFYESLRFLPLGLAVTLEFVGPLVLSLFLSRRPLDFVWVGLAALGIVLIAPQGEAGGLHPLGAGLALLAGAFWAAYILAGGAVARRVPGTTGVVAGMGVAAVLTLPFGVAQAGAELLRPELLLAGLGVALLSSALPYSLEMIALRALPAHIFGVLMSLEPAIAALSGGLFLGERLTPLQWTALGCVVAASAGISLTARRRLPA; encoded by the coding sequence ATGCTCTCTGCCGCCCACCCTTCCCTGCCGGCCCTGCCCGCGCTGCTGCTGGCGATGACCAGCATTCAGGGCGGCGCGGCCTTCGCCAAGACGCTGTTTCCGGCGCTCGGACCGGGGGGGACGACGGCACTGCGGGTGAGCCTCGCCGCGCTGGTGCTGTTCGCGGTGTTCCGGCCCAGGTTGCGTGAACTGCGTGCCGAGGACTGGCGGGCGATCCTGCCCTACGGCGCCGCACTCGGCCTGATGAACCTGAGCTTCTACGAGTCGCTGCGTTTCCTGCCGCTGGGGCTGGCGGTGACGCTCGAATTCGTGGGGCCGCTCGTGCTCTCGCTGTTTCTCTCGCGCCGTCCGCTCGACTTCGTGTGGGTGGGGCTCGCGGCGCTCGGGATCGTGCTCATCGCGCCGCAGGGCGAGGCCGGCGGGCTGCATCCGCTCGGCGCGGGGCTGGCGCTGCTCGCCGGGGCATTCTGGGCGGCCTACATCCTCGCGGGGGGCGCGGTCGCGCGGCGCGTTCCCGGCACGACGGGGGTGGTCGCGGGCATGGGGGTGGCCGCCGTCCTCACGCTGCCTTTCGGGGTGGCACAGGCGGGGGCCGAACTGCTGCGCCCCGAACTGCTGCTCGCTGGGCTCGGCGTCGCGCTGCTCTCCTCGGCGCTGCCGTACTCGCTGGAGATGATCGCGCTGCGGGCGCTGCCGGCGCACATCTTCGGCGTGCTGATGAGCCTGGAGCCGGCGATCGCGGCGCTGAGCGGCGGCCTCTTTCTGGGCGAGCGCCTGACCCCGCTGCAATGGACGGCGCTGGGCTGCGTGGTCGCGGCGAGCGCGGGCATCTCGCTCACCGCGAGGCGTAGGCTGCCGGCATGA
- a CDS encoding SDR family oxidoreductase: protein MTEGSTTNGAASSSLLGRNVAVSGASKGIGLGVARLLITHGAHVIGGARDVSGLEVPGAEFLTLDVTDEASVERFAARCVGAGVDALVNNAGVGVFKPVEAITPEDYRRVMDTNVLGTLLLTRALLPHFQARHAAGQSSAVVNITSDVSARTFAGGALYTASKYAQRAITQALAYEGHAYGLRVTEIRPGMVDTFFADSQPGEAHKAAWLKPEDVAGAVLYALSAPAHVRVDEVLLHPVVQDVAF, encoded by the coding sequence ATGACCGAAGGATCCACAACCAACGGCGCCGCTTCTTCCTCTCTTCTTGGCCGGAACGTAGCCGTCAGCGGCGCGAGCAAGGGGATCGGCCTCGGCGTCGCGCGGCTCCTGATCACCCACGGCGCCCACGTGATCGGCGGCGCGCGGGACGTGTCGGGGCTGGAAGTGCCGGGCGCCGAGTTCCTGACCCTCGATGTGACCGACGAGGCGAGCGTGGAGCGATTCGCGGCCCGCTGCGTCGGGGCCGGCGTGGACGCACTCGTGAACAACGCGGGAGTCGGCGTATTCAAGCCGGTCGAAGCGATCACGCCGGAGGACTATCGCCGGGTGATGGACACCAACGTGCTCGGCACGCTGCTGCTCACGCGCGCGCTGCTGCCGCATTTCCAGGCCCGGCACGCCGCAGGCCAGAGCAGCGCGGTGGTCAACATCACCAGCGACGTCTCGGCCCGGACCTTTGCGGGCGGTGCGCTCTACACTGCGAGCAAGTACGCCCAACGCGCTATTACCCAGGCACTCGCCTACGAGGGCCACGCCTATGGCCTGCGCGTGACCGAGATTCGCCCCGGTATGGTGGACACCTTTTTTGCCGACTCCCAGCCGGGCGAGGCCCACAAGGCGGCATGGCTGAAACCCGAGGACGTCGCCGGGGCGGTGCTCTACGCCCTGAGTGCGCCGGCCCACGTGCGGGTCGACGAGGTGTTGCTGCATCCGGTAGTGCAGGACGTGGCGTTCTGA
- a CDS encoding HpcH/HpaI aldolase/citrate lyase family protein, producing the protein MLFAPGNRADLIAKLPRSGPDAVVIDLEDAVPATDEAKAAARPVARDAARELLAAAPHLAVFVRVNSPHSPYFDDDLSVLTPELTGVVVPKLESAQDARRVADTLAARGLPLPILAGLETGAGVWNAREILDVPEVAWAYFGAEDYTTDLGGERTPGNLEVLYARSRVALAARLAGVAALDIVVTRLNDEAAFREDARQGRALGYSGKLCIHPAQVALAHEHFGPTPQDLARAQRLLAAAAEAEARGHGAFSFDGQMVDEPMLAKARALLHRAP; encoded by the coding sequence ATGCTGTTCGCGCCCGGCAACCGCGCGGACCTGATCGCCAAGCTGCCGCGCTCCGGCCCCGACGCCGTAGTGATTGACCTTGAGGACGCAGTGCCGGCCACCGACGAGGCCAAGGCCGCCGCCCGCCCGGTCGCGCGGGACGCGGCGCGGGAGCTGCTCGCGGCGGCGCCGCACCTCGCGGTGTTCGTGCGGGTGAACTCGCCGCACTCGCCGTATTTTGACGATGACCTGAGCGTGCTGACCCCGGAGCTGACCGGGGTGGTGGTGCCCAAGCTCGAATCGGCGCAGGACGCGCGGCGGGTGGCCGACACACTTGCGGCGCGGGGACTGCCGCTGCCCATTCTGGCGGGACTGGAGACGGGGGCAGGAGTGTGGAACGCGCGCGAGATCCTGGACGTGCCCGAAGTCGCCTGGGCCTACTTCGGCGCTGAGGACTACACCACCGATCTCGGCGGGGAGCGCACGCCCGGCAACCTGGAGGTGCTCTACGCCCGCTCACGGGTGGCGCTCGCCGCGCGGCTGGCGGGCGTGGCGGCGCTGGACATCGTGGTCACGCGCCTGAACGACGAGGCCGCCTTTCGCGAGGACGCCCGGCAGGGGCGCGCGCTCGGCTATAGCGGCAAGCTGTGCATCCACCCGGCGCAGGTCGCACTCGCCCACGAGCACTTCGGGCCGACGCCGCAGGACCTCGCGCGGGCGCAGAGGCTGCTCGCCGCCGCCGCCGAGGCCGAGGCGCGCGGACACGGCGCCTTCTCCTTCGACGGCCAGATGGTGGACGAGCCGATGCTCGCCAAGGCAAGGGCGCTGCTGCACCGGGCTCCCTGA
- a CDS encoding MaoC family dehydratase codes for MTTTEMDRPAGRYFEELPVGTVIRHRLRRTVTEADNILFTTLTMNPQPLHLDFEFAAQSEFGRPLFNSMMTLALLVGISVHELSLGTLVANLGLTDVVFPKPVFHGDTLRVESEVIQARESRSRPDQGLVTVEHRAYNQRGELVAQCKRTMLFHRQPQP; via the coding sequence ATGACGACGACAGAGATGGACCGCCCCGCCGGACGCTACTTCGAGGAACTGCCCGTCGGCACCGTGATCCGCCACCGCCTGCGCCGCACCGTGACCGAGGCCGACAACATCCTCTTCACCACCCTCACCATGAACCCGCAGCCGCTGCACCTCGACTTCGAGTTCGCCGCGCAGTCCGAGTTCGGGCGGCCCCTGTTCAACTCGATGATGACGCTCGCGCTGCTCGTCGGCATCAGCGTGCATGAACTCAGCCTCGGCACCCTCGTCGCCAACCTGGGGCTCACCGACGTGGTGTTCCCGAAGCCGGTCTTCCACGGCGATACGCTGAGGGTCGAATCGGAAGTCATCCAGGCGCGCGAAAGCCGCAGCCGCCCCGATCAGGGCCTCGTGACCGTCGAGCACCGCGCCTACAACCAGCGCGGCGAACTCGTCGCGCAGTGCAAGCGCACGATGCTCTTCCACCGGCAGCCGCAGCCCTGA
- a CDS encoding aldo/keto reductase: protein MTLHQRQLGRTGLSVSEIGYGAWGIGADMWKGAQDDESLAALRRYVELGGNFIDTAMGYGAGHSERLVGQVAREFPGTLVATKISPNDGNWPAQPGSDAAEVYPGEYVIRMTEASLERLGLSTIDVQQLHVWNDSWIGQGDWQDAVTQLRRDGKIRHFGISINDHQPDNAVRAVEAGVVETVQVIYNVFDQSPQDRLLDACRENGVGVIVRVALDEGSLTGNITEETTFPEGDWRQRYFGGDRKAQLQPRLRAIERDLGLRTDELAETALRFVLSHPAVSTVIVGMRSVRNVERNARLADGQSLAPEQVQKLRAHRWDRNWYAPA, encoded by the coding sequence ATGACCCTGCATCAGCGGCAGTTGGGACGCACCGGCCTCTCGGTGAGCGAAATCGGCTACGGCGCCTGGGGCATCGGCGCGGACATGTGGAAAGGCGCCCAGGACGACGAGAGCCTCGCCGCGCTGCGGCGCTACGTGGAGCTCGGCGGCAACTTCATCGACACGGCGATGGGTTACGGCGCCGGCCACAGCGAGCGCCTCGTCGGACAGGTGGCGCGCGAGTTCCCCGGCACCCTCGTCGCCACCAAGATCAGCCCGAACGACGGGAATTGGCCTGCCCAGCCCGGCTCGGACGCCGCCGAGGTCTATCCCGGCGAGTACGTCATCCGCATGACCGAAGCGAGCCTGGAGCGCCTGGGCCTGAGCACGATCGACGTGCAGCAGCTTCACGTCTGGAACGACTCGTGGATCGGGCAGGGCGACTGGCAGGACGCGGTCACGCAGCTGAGGCGTGACGGCAAGATTCGGCATTTCGGCATCTCCATCAACGACCACCAGCCGGACAACGCGGTGAGGGCCGTTGAGGCGGGCGTCGTCGAGACGGTGCAGGTGATCTACAATGTCTTCGACCAGTCGCCGCAGGACCGGCTCCTCGACGCCTGCCGCGAGAACGGCGTCGGCGTGATCGTGCGCGTGGCGCTCGACGAGGGGAGCCTCACCGGCAATATCACCGAGGAGACGACCTTCCCCGAAGGCGACTGGCGCCAGAGGTACTTCGGCGGCGACCGCAAGGCGCAGCTTCAGCCCCGGCTGCGCGCCATCGAACGTGACCTCGGCCTCCGCACGGACGAACTCGCCGAAACCGCGCTGCGCTTCGTGCTCTCGCACCCCGCCGTGTCCACCGTGATCGTGGGGATGCGCTCGGTCCGCAACGTCGAGCGCAACGCCCGCCTCGCCGACGGCCAGAGCCTCGCACCGGAGCAGGTGCAGAAGCTGCGCGCCCACCGCTGGGACCGCAACTGGTACGCGCCGGCTTGA
- the lysS gene encoding homocitrate synthase, whose product MTDLAEPPIPARSWAIIDSTLREGEQFARGNFKTDDKIEIARALDAFGVEFIEVTTPMVSDQTRADIARLTGLGLRAKILTHVRCHMDDVQRAADTGVDGLDLLFGTSSFLREFSHGKSIGQIIDTASEVIGWVRANHPHLELRFSAEDTFRSEEADLMAVYGAVSALGVHRVGLADTVGVATPRQVYTLVREVRKVIHAECGIEFHGHNDTGCAVSNAYEAIEAGATHIDTTILGIGERNGITPLGGFLARMFTFDPQGLIDKYSLELLPELDRMIARMVDLPVPWNNYLTGEFAYNHKAGMHLKAIYLNPGAYEAIPPGVFGVGRRIQAASKVTGKHAIAYRARELGLHYGEDALRQVTDHIKALAEQGDLDDEHLEQVLREWVRA is encoded by the coding sequence ATGACTGACTTGGCCGAGCCCCCCATTCCCGCCCGCTCGTGGGCGATCATCGACTCGACGCTGCGGGAGGGTGAACAGTTCGCGCGTGGCAACTTCAAGACGGACGACAAGATCGAGATCGCGCGCGCGCTCGACGCGTTCGGGGTGGAATTCATCGAGGTGACCACGCCGATGGTGAGCGATCAGACCCGCGCGGACATCGCCCGGCTCACCGGGCTGGGACTGCGGGCCAAGATCCTGACGCACGTGCGCTGTCACATGGACGACGTGCAGCGCGCGGCGGACACCGGCGTGGACGGCCTCGATCTGCTGTTCGGCACGAGCTCCTTCCTGCGCGAGTTCTCGCACGGCAAGAGCATCGGCCAGATCATCGACACGGCTTCGGAGGTGATCGGCTGGGTCAGGGCGAACCACCCGCACCTCGAACTGCGCTTCTCTGCCGAGGACACCTTCCGCTCGGAGGAGGCGGACCTGATGGCGGTCTACGGCGCGGTGTCGGCGCTGGGCGTCCACCGCGTAGGGCTCGCCGACACGGTGGGCGTCGCCACGCCGAGGCAGGTGTATACCCTGGTGCGCGAGGTCCGCAAGGTGATCCACGCGGAATGCGGCATCGAATTTCACGGCCACAACGACACCGGCTGCGCGGTGAGCAACGCCTACGAGGCCATCGAGGCGGGCGCCACCCACATCGACACCACGATTCTGGGCATCGGCGAGCGCAACGGCATCACGCCGCTCGGGGGCTTTCTCGCGCGGATGTTTACCTTCGACCCGCAGGGACTGATCGACAAGTACTCCCTCGAACTGCTGCCCGAACTCGACCGCATGATCGCGCGGATGGTGGACCTGCCGGTTCCCTGGAACAACTACCTCACCGGCGAGTTCGCCTACAACCACAAGGCGGGCATGCACCTCAAGGCCATCTACCTCAACCCCGGCGCCTACGAGGCGATTCCCCCCGGCGTCTTCGGGGTGGGGCGGCGCATCCAGGCCGCGAGCAAGGTGACGGGCAAGCACGCCATCGCCTACAGGGCGCGCGAACTCGGGCTGCACTACGGCGAGGATGCCCTGCGGCAGGTCACCGACCACATCAAGGCCCTCGCCGAGCAGGGCGACCTCGACGACGAGCATCTGGAGCAGGTACTGCGCGAGTGGGTGCGGGCGTAG